A window of Pyrus communis chromosome 3, drPyrComm1.1, whole genome shotgun sequence genomic DNA:
CACTTCAAGCACTGCACATTCAACTCTACATATCTGCGACTCTGAGTCAGTCTCCCCTCCAGATTTCTGCACCGAAGCCTCTCCGAGGATTTTAAGCTTCGATTCACTTCCATAACTTGACGGAGCTGTCATGGCTTGCCGACGCAACCATTCCAGTGTCAGGTGACTGCGCCAGAGCCGAGATTATATTCTCGTGTGCCGCAATTGTCATGCTCTTGTTCTCAGCCATGTTCCACAGCTCCAAAGACTAGCTCACAAGCATGAAAGCGGCTATTAGCATTAATCGTGGGTTACCATTGTCAATGCAGTTACTACGAATATCATCATAGCTACTTTTTTTCGTTTATGAATGAAGCTATTGCTAGAAGAGGTTAAAAATTTACCGAGATTCCTCCGATGACCAAGAGACTTGAATAACTTGGGTGAAAAACACACGAATGAAAATGGTTGCCGTTAGAGCTGAGCTCCTGAATACACTCTCCCGAAGCTAACGACCATATCTTCACCAAGTTCTGACTGACAGATGCCAGACAATCTCCATTTGCATTCCAACAAATGAAGTTTACAATGTCGGAGTGCCCCTGCGATTGAGGACGATGATTTAAACATATAACTAATTATACCTAAAGACTTGTTCCTAAAGCAACAGATTAGCATTAATCAGGTCCTCAGTTATTCAATCCCATATTTATAGACATGGTACCTGGAACGAGTGCATTTGTCTGTCAGTTTCAACATCAAAGATGGAAACTAATTTATCTGAGGCTGCTGCCAGTAGTTGTCCAGTTTTTGGCTGAAACCTCACTTGTGCAGTACCTCCCTGCCCCAAATGATCAAGATAATTTTTCCAAGTGTGAGTATAGCTTTTGTACAAATCACAAAACGCTTAACTTGGAAGAAAATAACAGAAGATTACAAACCTTCGAACTACGAGTACAAGAGAATGGGTTGATATTCCAGTACCGAATTTCATTGTCATGATcacagaaacaaaataaatcagTCTTCTTCGGGTGGAAGTCAAGGGACATAATAGGTGAGTTGTGCCCCGTATATGCTTGTAAACAATAGTTTGGCTGCCACAATAAGATTAATAAGTCAACAACACTAGTACAATGAAAGTGCACTCACAAACTATGTAGCCTGTAAAACAAGGTTTCTCACGACTAAAgttacaaaagaataaaaagaatcTTGAAATTATTAATGTATTGAGGTACATTGTACGCCCCTGTTGTATCAGCCCAGACCATACATAAAGAGAGTAAAGACAATTACATTGGCTGCATCCCACAATCGTACAGATTTGTCAAAAGAAGCTGTTGCCAGCTGAGATGAATTTGGTCTAAACCGAACATCTGTGATAACTAACTTGTGTTCTTCGGCAGTACTCTGAGTCTGCAGAGTATCCATGTTCCAGAGAACAACCTGGTCCACATGACAAATGTTAATTATTCTCATTCCTTCAAGTTCCAATCTCAATCATACCTTTTCAGTACATGCATATAAATCATTAAAACATGTGCAGGAAAAAACACATGTGGAACAGCCATTTTGACCTCGATGGAAACTAGTAAGAACTGTCAAATCCAGTAGATATAATTTTTCATGTGAGTGAGCGTGTGTGGAACAAACTTTTTGACCTTGATAGAAACTAGAAAGAACTGTCAAATCCAGTAGATATATTTTTCATGTGAGCAAGCATGTGTGCGCAAGCGCGTACACACATTCTGATAATGTGCCAAATATCTTATATCATTTGCATGTCTTATTATACCATGTACATACCTTTTTGTCATGTCCTGCACTTGCCAGCAACTTCCCATCCGAAGAAAAGTGACAGCAAGTAACTTTGCTGTTTCTGGTCCGTATGCAGCCAACTTCACCAAACGTAAAACCTGAATGGGATAATGTGGCCACAGCTTAGGTAGAGTGAAGAAACTTGACCAACTCTCTGAATACAATGTGTAAACCTTCAAGTTACCTTTAGAGGAATCTTTATGGTGCTGTTTAGGACTCTGCTTTAATGTCCCATACAGATCCCTCCCGTCTCCCCCATCATTTGACAAAAACGATTCCACATTATCTTCTAGCGAACCAACATCTCCAAATCGGTCAATGTCATCCTGCACAGAAAACGATGCTATTAGAAGAAGAGTCGCTCTGGCTTTTCTACTTTCTCCGTTTCAGCATCCACGAGATATCAATATAATTTGATACTCAAAACACATTGATGATAAGTGATTCCTCAACAATAGAACCAAGCTTTTGGCAAAGTTTACTGACAACATTAAGCTTTTTGGGAAACCTTGATAAACTTATAATTAGAATGGCAGCTCAAGTACTCTTCACATCTAAATTTAAAGTCAGCCTACCAGTAAATTGGAAGACGAAGGAAGTCCTGTTCCTTCTGGATACATCATCAAGCTTTTTGGCATGCTGTTAACATGCTGCATGCTATTTGCTGTGTTAATTCCATCACCAGGCGTGTGTGTTGATGCTGGCGAACCAGGTGAAGGGCCAACAGTGTTTCCTGTGCCAGTGCTGTTGGCAGGTCCAGAGGAAGAGTGTTGTTTCCTTTTTCTGTTATTCTGCAGGAAAAACATCAACAAATGTTGATCAGCTTATCCAAAGCAGTAGTTCATCAGGCCCTATTTCAAAAGGCATAAGATTATACAAGGAATCATATCAATGTTGTCCAAAATTTGGTTCTCTGAAGTATCTAATGTTTCATAATAAGCTCGTAAATATGACAAAGAAAAAGTGCCTTGCCCAAACTTGGATCCCTAACCAAGGACATACAGAAAGAGTATAAAGTTTAAGTATGCACAACTATGCACAACCTGTTGCAGTTGCTGCTGTGGCAATTGTTCATGTTGTTGAGAGGAAGGGTGCTGCATCTGAGCCATTTTTATCTATTGAACACCAACAAAGCCTCAGAAAACGAAAATCAAAACCTTTCAAAGGATGTAAGTTTATGGAAACAAAAAATATCTATGGACAAACTCAGAAATCACATGAAATGATGACTGATCAAACCAGGGAAACTCATTAAAAGCCAAAAGGACAAATTAGCAGAAAATGGAGCAGGAGCATTAACGACAATCGATTTACCAGCATCCTAAACTATAGAAACCCAACATTCACAAATGGGTCATGTATACTCTTTTTGTCTTTCAGGATTTaaaatgaaagagaaaaaacaaaaaagagggATTAGCATACAATTCCCTACTTTAAGCACCTGAAGTTTGATTGGAGCAAGCATAACATGCACAATGTAGAATACTTAAGTTCTTAATCACTGTACAACAAAGACGCCACATGCTAAAATTAGAAAGGTAAAGATTAGCATATTTATGAAAACAGTGTAATAACAAATTTTCAACTCTTTCTGTCTATAAGTGTGTGCCTACCATGAATCCTAATCCTCATCAGATACATGAGAAAGGTTACCTTTGGTGAACTTGATAAAACAGGAGAGGACATAGATCCATCATTTCTGGTAGATGGACCGTCTTTTGCATTCAAGTTACCCCTAGGCAGTCCAGAAAATCTGCGAGGATCCATATCTCCGTAATTTGTGGAATTACGAAGGTTATTTTGTGCCTGAGCTTGTGCCAAAACTTGCTGTTGTTGAGATGCCAAAAGGAGTTGATTTTGGGTCTGAAGATTTGGCTTCTGCATTTGTACACCCAAATTTGGTCGTAATTGGTCGATTCCCTGTATTATGGAGTAGTTTTGCAACTAAGAGTTAAATCCACACTAGATAGAAAAAACAACCAAGGAGAGAAAGCCATATATTACTTACAGTTAGAGGCCAACCCTTCAAGGGAAGACCTGTAATACCTTGATTCAATCCTGAAGGAAGAAAGGAAGCATTCATATGTGAAATGTCTGAGCATATAGATCATATTTAACTGTAGGGCCGTATCTGACAATGATAAGGTCAAGTGATGTCACCTGCACTGCTCAGTCCAGATTTTGACTGTAAAATTGCTTGTCCATAAATTGATGAAGGATCCATAGGCAAACTTTTCTGAGGTGTACCTAAGCTAACTTCGGTTTTGATGTCCTACAATGTCCACAAGTCGACATACTAATTGCTCAGTATGCTAGAAAAGAAGAGGCAAAGAAACTAATAAATTTGAACAAAGAAATGCACGAATAGTAAAAGTAATAGTCTGAGACTCTGAGTAGTTACAGTGGTTAAAGGAGTTCGGGCCTGAATTTGCTGAAAACCAGCAGGCATGTTCCCAGAATTGCCTTGTACCAACTGGCTGAATCAACGAGAACTAAACAAATGAATGACCCATTCTAGCCAGGaaagaaatgaacaaaaaaaaagctCAAATACATGCAAAAACTAAGGAGAAGTTACCCTTGTGGATTTGCAGCTGATTTGAGCAGGGCCATCCTACTGGCATCAATGAGCGTAGGGGATGCCTCTGAATCCATCGGGTGAGGGTGTTTCATACGATCTTCATACATTTTCATGGCTAGCACACTGGCTGACGGTTGACCCATGACTCCCTCAGAATTTATAGCATTTATAGCACCACCAAGGGCAGGATGATTAGGATCCCTGCGCTGTAACTGGGCACTGCGCTGCTGCAAATGCTGCAGCTGCTGCATTTGTAGCTGTTGTTGCTCCCTTGCCTTAACTTGCTGTGCCATCATTTCATGAAGGCATATtcagaaagaaataaaaatgccCAAGcaataaatttctttttttcctgAAAAGATATTTCTAAAATGATAAAATCTAAATATAACGCAAAATAAAGGAACCTCAATGTAAGCTGCAGCAGCCTCCGAATGCTTCTCATTTGTCCTTGCAATGAATATGTCCCAAAAGACAGACCACCATTCAAAGAGGAATCCTCCTGGTGCATCAATTGCTGCATATTCAAATCTAAAACAGGTTTATTTCTCCAGAAATTCTCAACACATATACTGACACTATTCGCAACaaaatctttattaaaaaaaaaaaaaaaaagaacctacATACTATCAAATCATGCCATCCCAGTGAACAATTTGGGCATAAACAATGATACAAAATATTGTTGTGCAAATGCATGCTAAGCAGAATCTTCTAAAACATAATCAGTAAGTGCATTGCGAATGAATTAAAAGTTGGCAACATTACCTACTGGATCTGTAGCAACCTTCCCTTCTGTCATAAACGCATTTGCAGAAGCaagcaattttcttttcaacaaatagTCATGAATATAAACATCAAGCCTGAAGCATACAACAAAATCAACAATTGGGTACATATCGAACCAATGATCAACATATGGCAGTAAAACGAAAGCAACAGCACCCAACAAAAAGTAAATACcaatagagaaaaaaattacatgCAGATTAAAAGCAAAAATGATGAATGCAAATACTTACATCTTATCGGCTTCCCAATTACTCTGCGCCATGTTTTACCTTTGTTAAGTAAGTGCAAACAAAGAAATCACCAGCAAAATCGCTGCTTTGTCTGCAATTATACATCACCCATAGCTTCAGATACCCTCTTAAAGTAAATTCaactaaatttaaatttaaatgggcAAAAAAATAAGGAATTCCACCGTTACTATGAGTATTTCACAATCATTAGCTCAATTATCATCTATATGAATTACATTTAACTTTTTTACGTATctaaaacaaaatcatataATGCACAACTCCATGAATTTTCTCCCTCCATTGTCCTGGATTTTccgagcaaccaaacagagcaaaaactccaaaaccaaaatcaaaaacaaaaacaaaaacaaaaaaatcacagaATTCTAACAATTCTACAGCGCCATTCAGCTAAAAACCATACCAGTGAACCAACCGATCAAATCCTACAGCGCCATTCCGCGAGATCTCCACCTCATACCTAACGCGAACTGAATCAACCAAAACTGAAaaacaaaaccacaaaaaaaattcaGCTGAGTTCAGTCTAAGACCATTTCAAAAAAGCCTccaaacaaattgaaatacgCTGTGTGATCTGAGACCTTACGCGCTCAATCGAGTTCAAACGGTGTGAAAAAATTCCCCGGAATTTTATAATTTTCCCGATAAAATAATGCACTCTTGTTCTCAGAGTGTAACAGTGAAAGAGAAAAGCGGAGAAGGAATCGTCGAACGAAGATATTAACAGAGGAAGGTTTTTAGGTTCGGAGCCGAATCTTAGGCTCGGTATAACGTTTGTGTAACTTTGTTGTCTGAGGGATGTGAGCTTCGGAATTTGGTTCGGACTTCGGCGTTAAGGTGATGGATGGTTTAGTGCGTTTCCACATCGGCCTATTGGGGTTGGTCGGTTGTGGGACCCACTGATTAATGAATAATACGTGTAAcaatttttccttaaaaatataCGAGTacagatcatctccggatctaAAAAAATTGAGCCCAAATATCAAATAATTCGAGcggttaaaatttgatctaatggttACGAACAAGGAgtttctttaaaagttataataattgtaaccgttaaatcaaattttaacagtccaaatcatttaatctttaaGCTCAGTTTTTTTAGATTTAGTAAATATCTGTACTAAAAAGTATCCATTGATCCTTTGCTTTGTGCCACACATccattcatctttttttttcgtTCATCCTTTGTTTGATCATATGGATCTCACCTTAATATCTAAGATTAAGAATATAAGTTCATGTAATTTGATCAACAATGTGACTAAGTGGTGGTTGAATGTAACTTTGATGAACAAGACTCTAAATTACAATTTCCATTACCCAATTTAACCTCTTTCAAAATAACTTTTAAAAACCTaaacaaacataaataaaaaaattaataaaaaaaaacaacaaatgtgttacgaaacagaaaaagaaaaaaataatacgtACACCGAATTTCGACTGCTACTCCCTCCAACAAGCCACCTCACCAGCGACGACTCATTCTCTTTCACCGCCGGCCAACCCTCCTTTGCCCCCTCTTTGTCTTCTATCTTCTCAAACTAATGATCAAATATTAAGATCGCATTCAATTCTGATGATGGCAATACAATCCCAACTTCCcatctttaaatttaggaaaAAGAGACTCAAAAGAATTTGGGTGTGAAGAATTTATTAGCAGACTATTGGTGTAGTCAATTTGGAATTCAGAGAATTTTAATAGACATTTTTTAAGTGACAGATTtcaaaggattttaatagattctACAAGTCTATACAGATTTTGGtagatttatatggatttttaTTATAGATTTATATGGATTTCTTAAGATTTGTGTAGACTTCTTTCATGAATTTTTATCAAAGTTATAAGTGACTAATACATTTCTTCCCAATTTGTTCTTCCACCATTTCAAATTATAAGTTATACATattggaaaaggatcctcgccggatcatTTTCCTGGGGATCCGGGAGATCTCGTGATcgtgtccattcatcgtacatcgtgtagtcaaaaataatttgaaatttaaaatgtaaatagtacctaacgaaaattaactgcacgatgtatgatgaacggataCGATCACAGGATCCCCCAGATCCCAATGAAAAGGATCCGGCGATGATCATTTTCCATACATATCAACCCAAAATCTAAGCAACATTAAATTCATGTCAAAAATTGCCACAACATTACAAATATTGAACAAAAGCAATTAAAACCAACATTTTACAACCCGTTCTAAAAATAAGTGTACAATTACGATTATACCCTTGTGTTGGATTTTATATCTGACCCAAACCTTTAGGCTGTGCAACCTACCAACCCAAAACCGGCCCATTGTTTTCCCCTCTCCCGTGACTACCCCACCTCTCGAAAacactctctctcacctctctcACAATTTTTCCTCACCATCTCTGCAAAACACTTCCTTTAGCACCGAGAGCTTTAGCTTTCACCATTTCTCTTTTCCCCCAACTAATCGAACCTCAAATTCATATATTGGAGTTTTCTGGGAAGCGAGGAATCCATTGGGGGTTTTGCATGCATCATCGAGGCACCTTATGGTGCTTTGCCATTAACATCTAAGAACCTTGAGCTCTATCGTGAAAATAGGTGAGGTTTCCTGGTTcaatattcaaatatttaaatttttcttgCGTCTTTGATGAGTTGGGGTTGAGTTTTGGATTATTTATTCATGCGTGCTTGTGTTCTTCGAATCCCCAGGTTTTTTTCAAGTGAACCCAACAACTTGCGAGCCAATTTCCAACCTGTTTAAACCGTCTTCAGTCCCCAAATTGGTAAATTCTTGTTCTCCTCTTCCTTAGCTTCACTTTGGTTTGAAAATCATTGGAGATGGTGGAGATTTAACCCCAAATCGGAGTCGGAGAAATTTCCCGGCCAAAATCCTTAGAATCCGGCTTTCTCCTTCGTTGGGTCCAGTGACCTGTGAGCCCAATCGGGTCGACCTGACCTGCCACCTAAACTAGAACCAAATCCAACCTGTCATTCGGCCTAATTCATTAACCCATTAACCCAAGCCCAATCTGTTTACCCTAGCCCAAACCCAATCCTTTAAACCTGGCCTAAAACTTGACCTAATCACCCTAACCCGGTCCAACCTATCAAGCCCAAGCCCATATCCGACCTGACCCGAGTCTAAACCCAATTACCACGGTTAGCGCATAGGCCGTGTGTGGGCGTAGTCATGGCCGATCCGTGCTGGAGGTATTGTGCTTCGTCGCCGTGCCGACAACTTTTTTGGCGACCCATCTCAACGCGTGCGACGGTGCGTGGCCTTTGCGTGGGGGAACCCGAGGTCCATCTTTAGGTTTTTTGATGTGCCGAATCCAAATCCGTTGTCtgttttcttaaattttatcGTTTTAATAGCGTTTTATTAAATAGTCTCTATTTGTGTATACGTGCATCGGTTGGAAGTAATCCAGTCCTCCCTAATTTGAGTGGCTCCCCAGAAGCAGAGTATTTGTGAGTGGATCCCTTCTCAAATTGAATATTTTATAACTATGGGTCTAGCATGCATTTCCTATTTCATTATTTGAACATGACTTATATTGTGCTTTATGGATTTCTATATTTATgattattgaatttacatttttCTAAAGGTTATGAACTATTAGTTTTATACGTATGAAATTCGGTGGATTTACGAATATGAATTAGCATGGATTTATTTGACGAGTTTTTTAGCTTTTGAGCTCTGGTGTTTTGGCATGAGTTTTTGAGTTATGTTTTCATTGATTATCTAGTGGGTTAGCACacaacacatacacacaacacGGGTATGTAGTCTATGGTCATAGAACACAATTAAGGATACTTATGTTATACCTCTAGCTTCACTGGCGAAACCAGTGTTggacagcttcactagccacaGCTAATATCGGTGTGTTATgctatatatagatatatttcTTCTTTGGCGTAACCCAgagtcgtacaacttcaccttcgagtgatggggcctaccatgtttcttcaTTGGCATAACCCAGTGTTGTACAACTTTACCTTCGAGTGATGGACAGGTCATACCTTCGGGCGACTATGATACTCCTAGTTAATTTTATCATTGATTTGAGTTATGAGATTTTTGGGTTTTGCCTTCGGGCATTTCGATATCGTTTTTAGAGATGATTTTACGGCTACGAACATTTCCCGCATGCTAGAGTTTTAGAAAAACCTATATGTAGTACATTATACGTTTTCAAAACAAGGGTTTATTATGTTCAGAAAGAATTCGGGTTCtgattattattagtattagtataaattatggtccactcaccttttgtttttgtgcccccTCAGGACATAGTGACGAGGAATATGACACGAGCATCGAGGCATTTCCCTACTAGTGACTTTATGACCTTCCACTTGTGTATGATTCtttattataattgtaatttgatttcttaCCTTCACTCGTACTTCCGAGTAGTTGTGTGCTTTGGGCATATTTGTGCATCTTTTGTTTCGGATTTATGATTGTTGGACCTTCTGTTGCACACATGTTTAATTCAGAATCTTATTATTGTCTCCTAGCATTTGTATATTCAGAATCATCGTTATTTGTTAATGACTTTTGAATTACAGGTTCTCTTATATTATTgcgtatttatatatttatggcTTTTGTCACTCTTGAATGTCGACTAACACGTGCCATCCATGTATCATTAGAATAtctgggttggggtgtgtcaaacATGAACTTCATTAGACCAAAAAGTGGAGCAAAAAAACCCAACTGATTCGTCAGATACTTCTTTGAAGCATTTAATCAAACAAACAGGCCAAATTTGCATAACCCTAACTCACCAAACTAGCAAAGGGAATTCCCCAAAAACAAtctctttccattttctattcaaacaaaaacaaacataattaGCAAATACACGAATTGAATcaaatccaaacaaaaaaacccaataTTTTTTCAATTGCATGCGTCTAACCCACCCAAAAATTGTTACAGTTTTGgtaaatgcaaattttttctaCACCccaaaaaattcaagttttcactcctattaaagaaaaagattgtcttggtaaacaaaacaaacatattccaaaagaataatcaagggtaaattacactttcataccttaaatactattttatttcaaaataatacttccgttacatttttcatctattGATTCGTTAAGTgttgacgtggctgccaaatgtatTACAtgtggccaaaaaaaaaatataaatttgttttttttaaaaccttaatcttcaaaaaaataaaataaaataaaataaaatcaaaagctGCAACACATCCCTGCAACCCACCCCGCCCATTAttccttcccccccccccccccccccccccaaaaccaaaacccattaATCCCCCCCCATCACCCACCCCGCCCATTATTCCTTCCGCGCCCCTCCCCCCTCCCAGCGCGCGAACGACCCACTCAAACCCACCTTGCTCCATGACCCACCTCACCTAGAAACCCACCCTCCGTACTCACCCTCTTCTACATATCCTactccttaaatccacaccTATTGGGAGAATCTGGGTTGTAGGGAAaggagatgggtttttttttttttttttttttttttccttttctt
This region includes:
- the LOC137727981 gene encoding transcriptional corepressor LEUNIG_HOMOLOG-like, which translates into the protein MAQSNWEADKMLDVYIHDYLLKRKLLASANAFMTEGKVATDPVAIDAPGGFLFEWWSVFWDIFIARTNEKHSEAAAAYIEQVKAREQQQLQMQQLQHLQQRSAQLQRRDPNHPALGGAINAINSEGVMGQPSASVLAMKMYEDRMKHPHPMDSEASPTLIDASRMALLKSAANPQGQLVQGNSGNMPAGFQQIQARTPLTTDIKTEVSLGTPQKSLPMDPSSIYGQAILQSKSGLSSAGLNQGITGLPLKGWPLTGIDQLRPNLGVQMQKPNLQTQNQLLLASQQQQVLAQAQAQNNLRNSTNYGDMDPRRFSGLPRGNLNAKDGPSTRNDGSMSSPVLSSSPKIKMAQMQHPSSQQHEQLPQQQLQQNNRKRKQHSSSGPANSTGTGNTVGPSPGSPASTHTPGDGINTANSMQHVNSMPKSLMMYPEGTGLPSSSNLLDDIDRFGDVGSLEDNVESFLSNDGGDGRDLYGTLKQSPKQHHKDSSKGFTFGEVGCIRTRNSKVTCCHFSSDGKLLASAGHDKKVVLWNMDTLQTQSTAEEHKLVITDVRFRPNSSQLATASFDKSVRLWDAANPNYCLQAYTGHNSPIMSLDFHPKKTDLFCFCDHDNEIRYWNINPFSCTRSSKGGTAQVRFQPKTGQLLAAASDKLVSIFDVETDRQMHSFQGHSDIVNFICWNANGDCLASVSQNLVKIWSLASGECIQELSSNGNHFHSCVFHPSYSSLLVIGGISSLELWNMAENKSMTIAAHENIISALAQSPDTGMVASASHDSSVKLWK